In the genome of Oncorhynchus gorbuscha isolate QuinsamMale2020 ecotype Even-year linkage group LG05, OgorEven_v1.0, whole genome shotgun sequence, the window AATCTCTGACCGCTGGGTCCTGACCGCTGGCAGGAACTTGTTTGTCAGGAAGAGTAGGCAGGACACCCAGGGGAAAGAACCAATCATCCCCAAGGTGTACCTAGGCATCACGCGACGCTCCCAAGCCAATGCTTCCAAAGAAGTTGCTGTTGAAAAGGTGAGCTAGTATGCCCATTACCATCTCTTTCAAACAATATTCAGACAATTCAGTATTTCAGCAAGCAGAACTGCACTGGGCTCTCATCATTGGGCTCTCTCAGTCTTACAGATAGTCAGAGCACAAATACAGTAGATCGTCAAAAAGAGGTCCTATGAATTATTCCcttcccccttctaggtggttctgcaCCCAGGCTTCCAGAACGTGTCAGACTGGGACAACGACCTGGCTCTGATTCAGCTGAAGCGGCCATTCACACTGAGCGAGGATGTGATGCCCATCCCTCTGCCTGAGAGGGGTGAGGACCTGGCTGAGGCAGCCCAGAAGAAAGGCATCATCACAGGCTGGGGCTTGGGGGTCCACTTCACCCCCGCTGAGTTACTGAAACACCTGGTGTTGCCTGTGGTATCGCACGGCTTCTGTAAAGCAGAGTACAACCCCCGTGGCCAAGGGCTGAGCAGGACTCCTACCATAGACGACAACATGTTTTGTACTGGAGCCAGCAAGTACCAGGAGAATGTGTGCTTTGGGGATGCAGGCGGTGCCCTGGCAGTCCAGGACCCCAAAGACAGCAGAGTGTATGCTGCAGGGATCCTGTCCTTCGATAAGGCCTGTGCCAGGGAGAAATACGCTGTCTACATGAAGCTCTCTGCCTACGTGCCTTGGATCAACAGTGTCCTCAGGGGCGACAGTGAGACATCAGCCAGTCTCCGCTCCAGTGTAATGTCTGACATGTATTCCAGGCAGTTGTAGCCTCCACTCAGCACAATCTCCATTATGCCTTTGCAAACAAAGTCATTCTCTGCCTTGATCTTGTCAAACTCTCTCAAGTTATGACTTTCTTTGAGTGTGTGTCCTCGCCTGATTGAGTATGTCTTCCGATGTTGATTTCAAAGGATTTTCAATAAATTAATCTCTCTTAAGAAGTTTGGTTTCCGATGTTTCACCTTACAACTTTTATTCACATTTTCTTCAACTCCTATTAGAATGCTGGGAAACATGTTTTAGATCATCTCCCAAGCTGTAAGATGAGAGCATGTTAGAGCCATTAAAACAAGTAGGCTACAGCTAGGACTTGAGATGATTTTAAAGTTAATTTAAGTCATGGAATTATTAAGGACAAGATGTTATCTGGTCAAGGAGGATATTGTGATGAGATTCTAGCCACTAGATTTCTACGGCCTTTGTCAACTAGGAATGATTTTTAAGTGGATTTTTCATGAAAACCACCCAAGAAGGAAATAACTTGTTCTAAAATAGAGTTGCATAAACGAGGACCTCCATTCCCCTCCCAGCAGGGGATGGAGGTCCTGTCACTCCTGGTTAGTGACTCATTTAAATACAGATGACAAAAAGCTTGTCATCATAGCCCAACTCTAGTTAATAACTCTCTTGCTTTGTAGCAGCCTGCTGTACCTCAATTTGTTCAGTTTCAACAAGATATATATCTCAGATGTCACATGCATAACGTGATGATAATCTCAACCATATACATTTCATTTCAATGAAGGAAGTGAATTGAAATTCCATTTTGAAAATGGAAAAATCCTCTGATGATAAATGGTACCTTATGGTACTTTCCCCAACCTTGATCTCTTGAGTTGAAGTATTGTAGAGGTGCCAGCTTGACATAGCATAGCCCTGACATAGCATAGCCTTGATGCAGAATAGCCCTGACATAGCATAGCATTGATGCAGCATAGCCCTGA includes:
- the LOC124035077 gene encoding haptoglobin-like, giving the protein MWSSQAVLLAASCVCLAQVRIKTQESHAIDEISGDSDLRFRRMVGGTLAPHVPWHAMVYLSENVMDGGFAGGALISDRWVLTAGRNLFVRKSRQDTQGKEPIIPKVYLGITRRSQANASKEVAVEKVVLHPGFQNVSDWDNDLALIQLKRPFTLSEDVMPIPLPERGEDLAEAAQKKGIITGWGLGVHFTPAELLKHLVLPVVSHGFCKAEYNPRGQGLSRTPTIDDNMFCTGASKYQENVCFGDAGGALAVQDPKDSRVYAAGILSFDKACAREKYAVYMKLSAYVPWINSVLRGDSETSASLRSSVMSDMYSRQL